TTGCTATATTAGTCTCTAGACAGGTGGTCAGACCTGTTAGTGCATATTGACCCTTGTGGAAAGGAGTGAAAACTGGCAAGTGTCCCAACGCAGAGCCCAAGTGCGCTGACAGGATAAGGGTTTACTTTGCTGAGCATGTCTGGAAATTCAAAGAAACCAGACACCTTAAAGTGCAGATTTTACAATCGCAAGACAGCACAGAAAGACAAAAACAAGCCTTTAAGatataaacttttattaaaataaaaattcggcaaaaatctaaaatattagcAAGCTCCATACATGGTCACTACATTCAGCTGATATGTTTATCCATGAAGTGCTTTCAGCTGTGAACCATTCGATCTATTTTGTTGCGGCCACAACAAATTCTTGATGCACTGAAGCTCATCAGTGCAATGATAAGGTGATACAATGGCATTAGGATACTGcagatatttatttacatttatcttTATAAAATCAGTACAACTTAGTAAATGTTATAGTTGCATCTAAAGGCAGAAAACATTATTACTTAAGTTTTGTTCAATATATTAATTTTGAGGGATCATGCACAACTTCAAATGTTGTGATTTTTATATTAACCAGTGATATTTGACATTATGtactagtatttattaatttgaatgagcttttatttgtatatttgcacttcattttacatttttgtgtaagttttggtaattttgctatgtgcttttgtcatttttacgtAACATTGTTTTCCATAATAGGGGTCATGCACAACTTCAAATGTTCTGATTTTGCATGAACCAGtgctatttttgtattatttattatatactagtatttatgaataatttgaatgagattttatagttcattttaaattgtaatttaggctttagtaattttgtaatgtgattttgtcatttttttactagtgtttttaaatattttgatataaaaatatttttatttcactgttatatttaataaaatgtataaatatttttagttgtagaaacttttgtaacttttgtaacatttttagttCAGATCAAATTTTCTATTCATCTAAttctcatttaaatttttatcttatatttctattttaatttcagcaatttATTTAGAAAGCACATTTtgatagttttagttaaaaataacaatgtttgGATTGTGGATTACAAACACTATACATACACAGAATAAACTCTAAAAGCAAAGCTTTTACATATTAGACCAAGCTTTGCTTTTTGAATCCTTAACAGTATCTAAACACAgcattttgctgtttttgttccAGTAAGCAGCACATGAAGTCATATTGAGGCGCAAATGCACTTGCCTAAAACCAGCTTATAATGACTTCACCCATTATATAAAAGCACTACATGATCATGGGCACAATATAAATCAGCAGACAAACAGCACAAAGCTTACTGTTGATGCTGGAAGTTGGTTCTTTTGCCTCTGAGAGACATTACAACAAATTTACCCTTATAGCAACAGAATGTTTGTCTCTCACATAGGGGAACATTGTGTAAGATAACGTTGTTTACAGAAGAATATTTTTTTAGTACTGGTATGAATCATTTTAGACTCCTACACCTCTACACAAGttgcataatataaatataacagcCTAGTGTAAATTGTtaacaggaaaaaaacaacattgaCACTGAATACAAAGTAAAgagctttagaaaaaaaaagtatttttttaggaTCATCCTTACGTAATAATAGATTATTAGCAGTGGAAATTAAATGCTGTCCCACTAGTGCATATAAACTCAGTATGAAGTTTAACAACAGCTGATGTCTGTGATTTCCAGCAAAAAGCATTGACAACAAATGACAGTTTGCTTTGATATTCTAATCCACTAATGCTAATTGCAAATGATAAAATGTCACAacacacataataataatttacatttaaaataaatggtaaatAAAAAGGATTATCAACTCTTAAAATGGAGAAGAAATACTTCCCATTTATTTTGATGATGAAGTGAAAGGCTGTGTGTCCCATCAAACTCTATTCAAATTCACTTTGCAGAAGTAGAACAAATTTGACAGACGTGAAACATGGACAAGATTAACAAAATGGCCTGATTCACAAAAGTTATGAACAAAATTATGCAAGGTAAAATAACAGCCCAAAGTAcatgaaaggaatagttcacccgttttttttttcttcatccgaGAACAGAATTGGAGAAacgtagcattccatcacttgttcaccaatggatcctctacagtgaatgggtgccgtcagaatgagagtccaaacagctgataaaaatgtcACGATCCAAAAGTAATCCTATTCGTTTAGaacagttttggactgtttttactTGATCGGTTTATATTTCTCTGCTgattcagatgaaaaaaaaaaaaagttttactggaaaaaacaaacatatgGATAGACATGTTAATGAtagattcgtttttttttttacaaacacgcagtttttcacttcacaagttgttaactgatggactggagtggtgtgtggATTATTGCggtgttttaatcagctgtttggactctaattctgacggcacccattcactgcagagcatccattggtgaacaaatgATGTAAATTTCTTTAAACCTGTTTtaattaataaacttttaaattgccatgtaaattttaaatggggggggggggtgaactattcctttaaacatggCTTTGATAAGGTTGAGTCACATTGATGTCAAATGTAAACCTTTGAGTGTTGAAGCAAAACCAGCTAAGGAACACAACTCATGATGAGTCCACAATAAAATAAGAGAGATTTTTCACAGGTATTGATCTAAGAATATTTAATTGGAAAAGTCAGTTTCAAAAATACAAGGCAAATCCAGGGAAAGTGGTGCTTACAGCTCACCGAGTCGGGTAACGTGGCCTTCTCACAACTGGAATAAATAACTACTATAGCACAGACCATTGATTGCACCTCTTCAAAATCCATCAATGAAACACACTCATAATAGTGAAGCAGAACACATTTAAGCTGCACTGAGTGATGGTTCAGTGTTTCCATTTCCTCGATCATGTGGGGCTGAAACTAAAGCGGTTAAGACAGCATAAGCCAGGATGTTCCTCTATTAATATGCATAAgaaaattaacaacaacaacatactgGACATATGGAATTAGCATATGCATGTGCACAAAAGTCATTACAAATGATCTATCTACTACAACAACAATGTTCAACATTGCAAAAAATGCACACTTGGCAACTTAACACTTTTcgcacaaaacaagaaaaaaggatAAGCGCAACagcaaaaagagagagatttggcaaaacacaaaacaagaagTTTTAAACTGAAATGGCACATTATTCAGTGCTAAAATTATGGACCTGATGCTGttagtactttttaaaaatagctGGAAGGAAGCGGTGCATGAttgattacaaataataaaaactgcaagTTAGTGCATGAGTATATGGCTTAAACCAAGCTGACAGATAACAGAGCAAACAGCTCCCCGAAATTATTTCAACAAACATCCACAAATCAAAGCATAAGATATTAAAACACTATATCCATGAGTAATACTAAGCTTCAAAGGAAATTAAGAACTTGAAAAGTCCAGTGAGAACAGCGAGACCCGGATGAGGTGGTGGGATCTCTGCAGTTTAAATAAGAATGGAAAAGAATCTGTAAATTGGTTGAACGTCGACCCTGTCGCGGTTAAGACTATGTACAACAGGAGGGCTGCAGTCCATCGGCAGGGGAGAAGCTCCCATTCACATGGCTCAGTTACACACAGTTACACAAGTGTTTCTTAAATATTCACGTTCTATGTCTAATTCCTAAACTAATATCCCATAGGCTGGACTGGTCACCTCATCGAGACGGACTTCATAAAGCATAGCACAAAACACAGGTGTTTTTCAGGTCTGCACTGATTCAAAGCGGATGGATGCTGTTTTCCTGGGAGATACTTGACTGATACTAAACAATAACAGTTTATGTGGGTTAACTTTCGGTTACACTGAAACTACAGGAACTATTGCGGCACTCTTTACCTAGTTATGTGTACGTAAGTGAGCTGACCATGTCACAAGAAACATGAGGCTATGAACATGCAGACACCGAtggcttaacattgcagattttCGTTTTGCATACAGAAAACAGGAAGAGTTTCTCACATCAAGGATGGGGGGAGTGCCAGAACGAGCTTCCTTTCATATATGATACCTCCTCCTGCTGGTTTAAATTAGCCCTCTGCAGACCTTGTGTGGAAAATGGGTCATCAAAATAGATGTGTGCGGTGTGGTGCGTTATCTAGTGTGTTCTGAAACGGGTGTGTAACTGTGTGTTTGTTAGGGGGATCAGTGGTTGTGTTCTGCGTTTAATGCTTTAATGGTCTCTTGGTGCGCTTCATTCTACCTGTGCAAAAGGGAACTGGAATAGCTGGACTTTTCTAAACATAGTTTAGGACAGACGATCTGAGGGACTATAAGAAAGCACTGGGGTTCGCCCTCGGGTCCTTTTGGTTCCTGTAGCGCATGGCCAGCCAAACTCCTAAGATCTGAGAGAAAGGACAAAAATATAGATTAGAAACAAAATACTGGAGTACAATAGCTGTAATAAGCAAGAAGTCATTCATGTCTAGAAATTATTCCATAATTTAAGGAAAATTAACACTTGAATGTGTGGCTGAAAGTGACATTTATACATACGCAATATGATACAAGAGATAAATGttcaacattaaacattttcctaAAATAGGATTTAATTACAATATTAGATTCACGAGATCTCGCAAGATCCAATGAGTCTCGCGAGATCTGACTGGTGTCGCGAGAACGTGATGATATCCTTGCCCAgacctttcaaatatatttactttacaCTTTAATTTTACTACACACAGAAGCGCGCCTGACGCTCATTTTTTTCCAGAAGAATGCACATAGccggctactactactactatactactactactactacaaaaataaaacaaacattactttttaatgattaatcacaacattttttccatgttttaattgtaatagtaaatccattttgtttgccaaaaatatatttttttaattttcagtaattaaaagataaatgataaattaaattaaagttttatgaCTTCATTGTGATAACCATAAACACATAATTTCTAAGGGGAATAAAATACATAAggctactttaagaaaaaaaaatgtaaataaataaattaaattataaattaagaatgtttatacattcaaataatcaaacatgctaaaacacagaattatgtaacaataaaatatatatatatatataatttcataggGACCTAAACGAATTGATGTGAAATGTATAAGTTTCATGATTCtgattaattagacatgctttttaattgatacattttaatttaactattaaaaaggagttgagaaaaattctaactgaaaaaacaaaacaatacagaaCAATTAAAACGGAAAAcaatgaattttgaaaaaaaaaaaaatcaaattaaacagaATTTAGGAAAAAATCTAATTGATTTCATAGGGCCTAACTATCCCTCAGCCTGGCTGCGCcccccagtttgggaaccactactttattcttttaaatggatacattaattgtgtttattatatatgctTTTTTATTAAAGTGGAAATCAGTTTACTAAATAATAAATGTGACTGACTGCTTCAGTTCCACTAATTTCCATTAAAGGGATATTTGTgcggtttacttttatttatactatttataatttgtttaattacttGTCAGTTGAGTTTGTTGGAAAACCTTCTTCAGTGTTTACATGTTTATTACTCcctaaaatttattaaaataaatgtttaatatcatAAAGTACAAGTTGATTTAAAAATGCACCTACTTTTTTGCATTTTGAgtttttcagttgaataaaagaaaaattttccctatatatttcatcattgaggatttctttttaaaaaatctcttCTCGTCTCATTCTCTTGTCTCATCTCTTCTCGTGGGATAAGGGTCTCATCACACCcctagaaaaaaatgtattctgctaaacaaataaaatagttGACTTGACTTAATATTAAATTCAGCTAATCATGTCTGTACATTTTACAACAACTTTGCATGTGGTTAATTCAATcagatttaaaatgaacaactatccgttttaaaatgaaatattaatgtcaTGTCCTTGAGCATGTgggattttctttttctcttttctacTTAATTACAACCACAGCAGTTTCTGGTTGACCTTATGCAACAGAATTAAGAGTAAAGGACGGAAAGGAGCTATAAATGTGGAACTGATACtttatatgcatttcatttttctaATAATGGGAAATGTAGTAGGTCACATTCTTACAACTTTTTtatgataaataatttattttaaaccatGGTTCTCCAACTGATGAGCCCACAACTCTTAAAGTCAGTCCAGATCTCCCATTAGTTACCACAACTTTGTAGTGCCTTTCACATGTGGCCCGGACAACATGCGATCTGAACTAACCTCTGTAAAGCTGAAAAAGAGGCCGACTCCTCCAAGGATCTTCAGAGCTTCTGATGAATGTTGAAGCATCTTTTCACCGCAGGTGAGGCAGTGGCTATTTGTTATACATGGCTGCAGGAAAATAAAACAGGGTATTCATCTTCATTTTTCACATTTGGTTAACTCAGTATTAATCTATCAGTTACAAATGAACCATTCACTCATCATCTTCAAATAAACTGTAGCAAGGTTGGTCAGACAATTTCTCTCACTCTAAGCGGACCAGAATAAGATGTAATGTGGACCAGATTAAATACTTGTTCCTGTTATTGTCACGCTCACCCCCAATCCTACCCAATTTCCCTTTCTCTACTTTATCTGTTCACTAAAGTGTCAAAAAtcctaaataaaacataaacgaACACAAGCATATATTCTTACAGCATCACAGAGTTGTAAGTCAGACATAAACACTCCCAGGTTCTGTGTATTGTTGAACAAGCCACAGCAGTCCAGCTTCTTCTCAATGCTGATTCTTGTGTTGTTATTCATTATTCCCCAGGATGAATTCAGCAGCTTCTCCTGTTTTGGGAATGTGACAAGACAAAAACCAGGAATAGCACTCAGTTTCTCAAACAATTGTGCAACAACATCAAGAGTGCTTTAAAGTTAATTAGGATTACCTGTTGACCCTGGTTCATGGCCAGGCAAGAACAGGACACTCCAAACTGGAAGAGGAACACAATGAAGAGAATGACCATGTACTGTGGAAAAGCAGTTGTGGTCAAGGACTTTACAAGATTCAGAAATGAGAATATACAATTGATGTTTTATGGGCATTGGAATACAAAAATCATGTAGTACAAACGCTGCTAAAGGATACAAAGAAAAGCATGACTTGGTGATGATTGACAGCTCCAATGAGTCCCACAATGGCGATCAGCAGCAGAAAAAAGCCCACGGCAATCACGCCACCAATGATGTGGATGCTGGAGACAATGCCAAAGCCTTTCCCCCATGCTGCTACGACAATCAACAGGAGACCCACCAGCTGAGGATGAAGAAAAAAGACCAATCAGAAACATGTCACAACCTTTTGCTATACATAAAattgtaataacaataacaatacattGTGCTTAAAGTGGCATTGTAATGGTGCTTACAACATGGTTTACTTCCATATTATGACATTTTCAAGTTTAAGAGgatatttaaaaaggaaaaatttgGATTTgtagatttgtagagttatttaaaagtaataaataaataaatacaaataaacaataaaaacactatGCTGGCAGTGTTGCAATAAACtttcattttaactgaattaaCTTGTCAACTTAACTTGCAATTATTTTCCCCATAGAAttgactgaaaaaaattaaatgaaataaaacagtataaacaaaccaaacaaaataaaaacaaattaagtccaaccaaattaaaaaaaaaaaaaaaaaaaaaaaaaaaaattatatatatatatatatatatatatatatatatatatatatatatatatatatatatatatatagaaaataaataaaacaaaagtaaaaccaaaccaaattaaataaattaaattgaaatataaaatatatacattggcAAAATCAACAAATAATATAAGTTACAATTAATTTGTTGCATGCAAATTTCAATGGCAAGCTATGGATGTTCATCAATGGAAAAAGATGCTCTTTGTTTCCAGCAGTGGATAACCATAACATGTTAACCAACTGTTAGCTGGGCATTGTCTTCATATGACCATGTAGTTGGAGAGAATATAGTTAGTTGAAAAAATAAGACCAACAACAATTcataaaattaatcaaaactaCTGTGACAGAGACATGAAGCACAACTCACATGCTGTTATGCTTATAAAATCTCTATAACTAACTACACATCATTTCTATAAGCTAAACAGTGACAAGGGACAATCTACAGTTCAAGATTTTGTCTGAAATCTATATAACCAAAAGCAAAGGGCAGCAAGATAAAGATTGTAGGTCCAGAGAGCAACATGTGTATCAACATAACCTAACCGAACAGCATTACTGTCATGAGCAGCATACCACAAAGCCAACCAAATAATGTGCACACAGTCCCTCCTTAAATGGCAGGATGAGGGGTATGATTATGGCATTACAACAGAACATTggacaaccaaacaaacaaaaaatggtcCAAGTGAGGAAGACGCTGATTTTCTGTTCAAACCCCATATTTTATCAATAAATTTACAGTACACCCATTACATAAGCAGACCCTTTAACCACTAGATTACACCACCCAAAGTCATATAGCAATGCAACTTCATTTACAGCTCTGACTGAGTGCAAAGTACTCTATTTTTGGCTGTGTGTGACTGACACCTTGATTTTAACCCATTATTCTCATCACTCCTGTGAGTCAGTCATTACGGAAGTATGATCAGTGACTCAGTCCTGTGTGTATCATATTAAGCAAGCATGCAAACTCACTCAACCATATTTGACACGACATTTGAGTTTTGACAGATACATAAATGAAGCTGACACACCAAAATCTCCCAGGGTATTCAACAGGGAAATAGATAAACCTACATATATGTTtgggacatttaaaaaatacacttaTTCAAAGAGAACTCGAGTAATTAAAAGCAGATTACACAAACATAGGGGGGTTATGCAACACTCGATGGCGAAATGTAATTAAGAAGATAtgccaaaaaaaaact
This Carassius gibelio isolate Cgi1373 ecotype wild population from Czech Republic chromosome A23, carGib1.2-hapl.c, whole genome shotgun sequence DNA region includes the following protein-coding sequences:
- the LOC127944813 gene encoding tetraspanin-31; this encodes MVCGGFTCSKNALCSLNVVYMLVGLLLIVVAAWGKGFGIVSSIHIIGGVIAVGFFLLLIAIVGLIGAVNHHQVMLFFYMVILFIVFLFQFGVSCSCLAMNQGQQEKLLNSSWGIMNNNTRISIEKKLDCCGLFNNTQNLGVFMSDLQLCDAPCITNSHCLTCGEKMLQHSSEALKILGGVGLFFSFTEILGVWLAMRYRNQKDPRANPSAFL